The Oncorhynchus tshawytscha isolate Ot180627B linkage group LG08, Otsh_v2.0, whole genome shotgun sequence genome window below encodes:
- the pomca gene encoding LOW QUALITY PROTEIN: proopiomelanocortin a (The sequence of the model RefSeq protein was modified relative to this genomic sequence to represent the inferred CDS: deleted 1 base in 1 codon) — MLCPAWLLAVAVVGVVSGVKGQCWENPRCQDLNSENSILECIQLCRSDLTAESPIFPGEVHLQPNSPLTSSPSLPLSPLPLSPLEQQNIVSPQAKRSYSMEHFRWGKPVGKKRRPVKVYTNGVEEESSEGFPSEMRRELGTNEAMYPSLEAGAVEGGEGLGGEADGLGGVFSLQEKKDGSYKMNHFRWSGPPASKRYGGFMKSWDERSQKPLLTLFKNVIIKDGQQKREQ; from the exons ATGCTGTGTCCTGCGTGGTTATTGGCTGTGGCTGTGGTGGGTGTGGTCAGCGGGGTTAAAGGTCAGTGCTGGGAGAATCCTCGCTGTCAAGACCTCAACTCTGAGAACAGCATCCTG GAGTGCATCCAGCTCTGTCGTTCTGACCTCACCGCCGAATCTCCCATCTTCCCTGGCGAGGTCCATCTCCAACCCAACTCCCCTCTgact tcctccccctccttacctctgtcccccctccccctgtcccccttgGAGCAGCAGAACATTGTGTCCCCCCAGGCCAAGCGTTCCTACTCCATGGAACACTTCCGCTGGGGGAAGCCTGTGGGAAAGAAGCGCCGCCCGGTGAAGGTTTACACCAACGGTGTGGAGGAGGAGTCCTCCGAGGGCTTCCCCAGCGAGATGAGACGAGAGCTGGGCACCAACGAGGCCATGTACCCCTCCCTGGAGGCTGGGGCTGTGGAAGGGGGAGAGGGCCTGGGGGGCGAGGCGGATGGCCTGGGTGGGGTGTTTAGTCTTCAGGAGAAGAAAGACGGCTCGTACAAGATGAACCACTTCCGCTGGAGCGGACCGCCCGCCAGTAAGCGCTATGGAGGGTTCATGAAGAGCTGGGACGAACGTAGCCAGAAACCACTGCTCACGCTGTTcaaaaatgtaatcatcaaaGACGGACAGCAGAAGAGAGagcagtga